The region TTTTTCTGAACATAATCATAAATGATTTTGGTCTTTTTAACAAGATCTTTTTCATCTCCGACCAAAGCTTTGATCTTAACCTTTGTTTCTTCGGGCAAAGTAGTAGTTCCGGACAGAATTTTTTCTCCGTACCATTTCCCAAAAGCTTCCCAGGTTGTTGCCGTACCATCGACTCCTTCTAAATGAAAATGCTCCAGTCCCATCATTATTTTAGGATATAGATCCGATGGATAAGGGCTGTAGTCTTCTTCTTTTTGAGCCGGAATATTAGCTGCTTTATAACTTAGCTTTGTATCCGTATCAACCGTTTTTTTTATTTTAAAATCAGAAAACTGAAACTCTTTCTTTTTAAAACCTAAGTTATTTGGATACGATACATTTAAAATACAATTCTCTACACTAACATTGTAGCCGCTCAAAAAATACCATTTTGGGATAAAAGCCGTATTTGAAGTTTCGATTTCGCTGCTATAAGCCACAGTAAAAGGATATGAAACAGGAGTGTAATCTAAATAAAGTACTCTGTTGTCAGAAAAAAGAGTACTGCCACTTACTGCGCTTTGGTCTTTAAAATCCTTTTTCTTGATTTTTTTGATTTCATTACCAAAAGCGTCATATACAACAGCTTCAACACCTTTTATGGATGTTGATTTATCGTAGTACTCATAACCATCTATTTCACTCAGACCTTTTTGATTTAAAACAGTTACGACTCTCTGTTTTTTAATATTCATGCTTCTTTGCGACAGAATATTAATGTCCATTTGATCTAATCGAACAACAGCATTTGCATTTTCTTTTAGACTATCTGAAATTTTTAAAATGGAATAATCGTTCTTTTGAGCAAAAGAAGTAAGGGTAAAAAATAAAAAAAGTAATGCGCAACAGAGGTTTTTCATTAGTAAGGATTTTCATCAAATATATATTATTTTTAGAAATCCTTAACAAATGTTTAATAATATTTTACTCCTTGTTTTTACTGTCAATCAAGATTGTAACAGGTCCGTCATTTAAAAGATTTACTTTCATATCGGCACCAAAAATTCCGGTTTGGACTTTTTTTCCAAACTCTTTTTCAAGTGACTTTACAAAACTTTCGTACATTGGAATAGCAAAGTCCGGTTTTGCTGCTTTTATGTAAGAAGGACGATTTCCTTTTTTGGTAGAAGCATGAAGTGTAAACTGACTTACCACAATAATATCTCCGTCAACATCCTGAACCGAGCAGTTCATAACATCATTTTCATCTCCAAAGATTCTCATTTTGATGATTTTTCCCGAAAGCCAGTCAATATCATCCTGAGTATCGGCATCTTCTATTCCAACTAAAACCAATAAACCCTTTTTAATATCGGCTGTTTTTTGGCCATCAACGGTTACAGATGCCTCGGAAACTCTTTGAAGTACAATTTTCATTTTTATTTTGATCTAAGTGCAACCTAATTTATTGGCCACAGATTACACGGATTAAACAGATTTTAATTTCTGTGTTTAAATGCACTGCAGTGCATCTCTACATTTGATTTTTTTGTTGGAATTTGGAGTTTAAGAGAATTGGAATTTTAAATTACTTTCTCGTTTCATCACTCGCCGCACGATCTTCGCCGTAAGTATCTGTGCGATAATGCTCTTCGTCTCCTTCAAGGATTTTTAGATAACTGTTATAGCGTGACCAGGCAATTTCATCTTTTTCCAGAGCCGCTTTTATGGCACAATGTGGTTCTTCTTTATGTAAACAGTTGTTAAACTTACATTGGTCTTTGAGTCTGAAAAACTCAGGAAAATAACCACTAATTTCTGATGGTTCCATATCAACAATCCCGAAACCTTTGATTCCCGGGGTATCGATAATTCGGGCATCAAAAGACAAATCATACATTTCGGCAAAAGTGGTAGTATGCTGACCTTGTTTACTTTGTTCTGAAATAACCGTAGTTT is a window of Flavobacterium crocinum DNA encoding:
- the dtd gene encoding D-aminoacyl-tRNA deacylase, which gives rise to MKIVLQRVSEASVTVDGQKTADIKKGLLVLVGIEDADTQDDIDWLSGKIIKMRIFGDENDVMNCSVQDVDGDIIVVSQFTLHASTKKGNRPSYIKAAKPDFAIPMYESFVKSLEKEFGKKVQTGIFGADMKVNLLNDGPVTILIDSKNKE